A region from the Tsuneonella mangrovi genome encodes:
- a CDS encoding HAD-IIIC family phosphatase codes for MSVDPLSLPWLPPPPADFRQQLKAMRAAGGLEERQAIALARHTLNLSQLGQLSKLIGTSVEALGASGGLRPIKLTIAASHTVEFVAEAIPATGLRHGLMVTVESAAFGLAAQRLLDPQSALAITQPDYVLLSFDHHALGLARPVLSDVVAEEAVEAALGQAATLRDAAQANLGAGAILQTLPMPQEGLFGSFDVRMAGSIRTMTQRFNARLASELVGPGNLLLDTAAIAETIGLSRWHDPMRWHDAKLPFALDAVPLYAEHLCRLLAAARGLSRKCLVLDLDETLWGGVIGDDGVEGIVLGQGSARGEAHLAIQSYALDLRSRGVLLAVCSKNVSDVALRAIREHDEMVLKEEHFAAFVANWSDKASNMRAIAEALDIGTDALVLLDDNPAERERVRQELPEVAVPEVGEEPADYVQLLSMAGYFEAVSFGEEDRDRAQMYRANALRTASKAQAGDLDGYLRSLEMTCTIRPFDDQGRARIAQLVNKSNQFNLTTRRYSEAEVAAIASDPAKYAIQVRLADRFGDNGMISVVIFDRGADEWCCDTWLMSCRVLGRRVEEAILAHIAEAAREAGVEKLLGTYLPTARNGLVADHFANLGFDAAGEGEGGTTFWSLDLASYGAPDLPMDVTA; via the coding sequence ATGAGCGTCGATCCCCTTTCTCTCCCGTGGCTGCCGCCGCCACCGGCGGACTTTCGCCAGCAGCTCAAGGCAATGCGGGCAGCTGGCGGATTGGAGGAGCGCCAGGCTATCGCGTTGGCCCGCCATACGCTCAATCTCTCGCAGCTGGGGCAACTGAGCAAATTGATTGGTACCAGTGTCGAAGCCCTCGGGGCCTCGGGCGGGTTGCGACCGATCAAGCTGACCATCGCCGCAAGCCACACGGTCGAATTCGTGGCCGAAGCGATCCCGGCCACCGGGCTTCGCCACGGCTTGATGGTCACGGTGGAGAGCGCCGCATTCGGATTGGCCGCGCAGCGATTGCTCGATCCGCAATCCGCGCTTGCGATCACGCAACCGGACTACGTCCTGCTGTCGTTCGATCATCACGCGTTGGGGCTTGCGCGTCCGGTCCTTAGCGACGTTGTAGCCGAAGAGGCGGTCGAGGCCGCGCTCGGGCAAGCGGCGACATTGCGCGACGCGGCGCAAGCCAATCTCGGGGCGGGGGCGATCCTCCAGACCTTGCCAATGCCGCAGGAAGGCCTGTTCGGCAGCTTCGACGTGCGCATGGCCGGGTCTATCAGGACGATGACCCAAAGGTTCAACGCGCGCCTCGCGAGCGAGCTTGTCGGTCCGGGCAACCTGCTGCTCGACACTGCGGCGATCGCCGAAACCATTGGCTTGTCGCGCTGGCACGATCCGATGCGCTGGCATGATGCCAAGCTGCCGTTCGCGCTCGACGCCGTTCCGCTCTACGCCGAGCACTTGTGCCGCTTGCTCGCCGCGGCGCGCGGGTTGTCCCGCAAGTGCCTTGTGCTCGATCTCGATGAAACGCTGTGGGGCGGGGTGATCGGCGACGACGGGGTCGAAGGTATCGTGCTCGGGCAAGGATCGGCGCGCGGCGAAGCGCATCTCGCTATCCAGTCCTACGCGCTCGACCTGCGCAGCCGTGGGGTCCTGCTCGCGGTGTGTTCGAAGAACGTTTCCGATGTCGCTCTGCGCGCAATCCGCGAGCACGATGAGATGGTGCTCAAGGAAGAGCATTTCGCTGCCTTCGTCGCGAACTGGAGCGACAAGGCGAGCAATATGCGGGCGATCGCCGAGGCACTCGACATCGGTACCGATGCGCTGGTCCTGCTCGACGACAATCCCGCCGAACGCGAGCGGGTGCGGCAGGAGCTGCCCGAGGTCGCCGTGCCCGAAGTCGGCGAGGAACCGGCGGACTACGTGCAGCTGCTGTCGATGGCGGGATATTTCGAGGCCGTTTCGTTCGGCGAGGAAGACCGCGACCGCGCGCAGATGTACCGCGCAAACGCCCTGCGCACCGCATCGAAGGCGCAGGCGGGCGACTTGGATGGCTACCTGCGGTCGCTCGAGATGACCTGCACGATCCGCCCGTTCGACGATCAGGGACGCGCACGTATCGCTCAGTTGGTCAACAAGTCGAACCAGTTTAACCTCACGACCAGGCGCTATTCCGAAGCGGAGGTTGCCGCGATCGCATCCGATCCGGCGAAGTATGCGATCCAGGTGCGCCTGGCCGACCGTTTCGGCGACAACGGAATGATTTCGGTGGTGATCTTCGATCGCGGGGCGGACGAATGGTGCTGCGACACCTGGCTGATGAGCTGCCGCGTGCTCGGCCGCCGGGTCGAGGAAGCGATTCTCGCGCATATCGCGGAGGCGGCACGGGAAGCGGGGGTCGAGAAATTGCTGGGAACCTACCTGCCGACCGCGCGCAACGGGCTGGTGGCCGACCACTTCGCGAACCTCGGCTTCGATGCCGCCGGAGAAGGCGAGGGCGGAACGACATTCTGGTCGCTCGATCTCGCCAGCTATGGCGCGCCGGATCTTCCGATGGACGTGACGGCATGA
- a CDS encoding acyl carrier protein, whose translation MTRADIIDRLTGIIEDVFDLDVFEYRDGLSAADIEEWDSLSNIRFMVAVETAFAIRFTNSQIEGLRNIGEMVDLVQTKLG comes from the coding sequence GTGACGCGCGCAGACATCATCGACCGGCTCACGGGCATCATCGAGGACGTGTTCGACCTCGATGTGTTCGAATATCGCGACGGATTGTCGGCTGCTGACATCGAAGAATGGGACAGCCTTTCGAACATCCGCTTCATGGTTGCGGTGGAGACGGCGTTCGCAATCCGTTTCACCAACAGCCAGATCGAGGGGCTGCGAAACATCGGCGAGATGGTCGATCTCGTGCAGACGAAGTTGGGCTGA
- a CDS encoding spike base protein, RCAP_Rcc01079 family: MIHDPFQNASDSPTAPAEDCFAITPDDVAELATAPKAIYVGTGGDVTLVPLHGSAPVTFRNVADSSVLAIRARAIHATGTTATDIVGLA, from the coding sequence ATGATTCACGATCCATTCCAGAATGCTAGCGACAGCCCGACCGCCCCGGCCGAAGACTGCTTCGCGATCACGCCCGACGACGTGGCCGAGCTGGCCACTGCACCCAAGGCGATCTATGTCGGAACCGGCGGCGATGTAACGCTTGTTCCGCTCCACGGCAGTGCTCCGGTGACGTTCCGCAATGTCGCAGACAGCAGCGTGCTGGCGATCCGCGCGCGCGCCATCCACGCCACCGGCACCACCGCAACCGACATCGTCGGGCTCGCCTGA
- the rfbD gene encoding dTDP-4-dehydrorhamnose reductase translates to MKVLVTGGGGQLGRALVTAAPAGWDCVATDRARLDLGDPLAIYRVVTQESPDLVINAAAYTAVDRAECEAELAFAINAAAVGHLAEAASSIGAKFVQVSTDYVFDGEATCPYPPDAARNPLSVYGRSKAAGEDAAGRDALIVRTSWLYEAGGANFVRTMLRLMAERDEVRVVADQVGTPTRATEAARAIWQLAERGASGTWHYSDGGAASWHELAAATYKEARRLGLLDRAVAVEPIASADYPVAARRPAYSVLDCSETYALLGLAPPGWRANLRQMLMAELAGT, encoded by the coding sequence GTGAAGGTGCTGGTGACGGGGGGCGGCGGGCAGCTTGGCCGGGCGCTTGTCACTGCTGCCCCTGCGGGATGGGATTGCGTAGCGACGGATCGCGCAAGGCTGGACCTGGGCGATCCCCTGGCGATCTACCGCGTGGTCACTCAGGAATCTCCCGACCTGGTCATCAACGCTGCGGCTTACACTGCGGTCGATCGGGCCGAATGCGAGGCGGAGTTGGCTTTCGCGATCAATGCGGCGGCTGTCGGACACCTCGCGGAAGCGGCATCGAGCATCGGCGCTAAGTTCGTGCAGGTTTCGACCGATTACGTGTTCGATGGCGAGGCGACGTGCCCCTATCCGCCGGACGCTGCGCGCAACCCGCTGTCGGTTTATGGCCGGAGCAAGGCCGCCGGAGAGGATGCCGCCGGGCGGGATGCGCTCATTGTCCGTACGTCGTGGCTCTACGAGGCAGGAGGCGCGAACTTCGTACGCACGATGCTGCGGTTGATGGCCGAACGCGATGAAGTCCGCGTGGTCGCCGACCAGGTCGGCACGCCGACCCGGGCCACCGAAGCGGCGCGGGCGATCTGGCAGCTCGCGGAACGCGGCGCATCGGGCACCTGGCATTACAGCGATGGCGGGGCGGCGAGCTGGCACGAGCTGGCAGCCGCCACTTACAAGGAGGCGCGGCGGCTGGGCTTGCTCGATCGCGCCGTTGCTGTCGAACCGATCGCCAGCGCGGACTATCCGGTTGCTGCGCGCCGCCCTGCCTATTCGGTGCTCGATTGCAGCGAGACATACGCGCTGCTTGGGCTTGCCCCGCCCGGTTGGCGGGCAAACCTGCGGCAAATGCTGATGGCGGAGCTCGCCGGCACCTGA
- a CDS encoding nucleotidyltransferase family protein has product MSEPGEILLRICARPGADHGARLATLDPVGWEQLAALASEQRVTALLAQALANVEDELAVPPAVARQMDEQVERERLYTLNQSLALVRMLALLADAGLEPICLKGVRLAHLDYPRPELRPMRDLDLLLEPADAERAQELLLASGRYKIADGRPAYGIEASHQLPPLVDTERKVMIELHHRLDAKDFARERDLLALMRAQPENTTVFDRTVCVPTAHACLLHIVAHAALQHLFDNGPVVLADVHYLAANDELDWHLLMQDAQALGLDKALGLIAALARELGAEWLDRIPDSLPEPSAECLSVVRAAMLSPSAGRDRQRFLRRMQHDRGASATARTTLDAMLHPDPDWLAAIVGVGPGNPARWLGYPVWLAQRARRYRDSRSDPTAIDLAAARSRLRDWLLAQGSES; this is encoded by the coding sequence GTGAGTGAACCGGGCGAAATCCTGCTGCGGATATGCGCCAGACCGGGTGCGGATCACGGAGCGCGCCTTGCTACGCTCGACCCGGTCGGCTGGGAACAACTGGCTGCATTGGCGAGCGAGCAGCGGGTGACAGCGCTGCTTGCACAGGCGCTCGCCAACGTCGAGGATGAGTTGGCCGTTCCGCCCGCGGTTGCCCGCCAGATGGACGAGCAGGTGGAACGCGAGCGTCTCTACACACTCAACCAGTCGCTTGCGCTGGTGAGGATGTTGGCATTGCTGGCAGATGCGGGCTTGGAGCCGATCTGCCTCAAGGGCGTCCGGCTCGCACACCTCGATTATCCGCGCCCGGAACTGAGGCCAATGCGCGACCTCGACCTGCTGCTCGAACCCGCCGACGCCGAGCGTGCACAGGAGCTGTTGCTGGCGAGCGGGCGCTACAAGATCGCGGACGGCCGGCCCGCTTACGGGATCGAGGCGAGCCATCAGTTGCCCCCGCTGGTCGACACCGAGCGCAAGGTGATGATCGAGCTGCACCATCGGCTCGATGCGAAGGACTTTGCGCGAGAACGCGACCTTCTGGCACTCATGCGCGCGCAACCGGAGAATACGACGGTGTTCGACCGGACGGTGTGCGTGCCGACGGCGCACGCATGCCTGCTGCATATCGTCGCGCACGCTGCACTCCAGCACCTGTTCGACAACGGCCCGGTCGTGCTCGCCGACGTGCATTACCTAGCAGCGAACGATGAGCTCGACTGGCATTTGTTGATGCAAGACGCGCAGGCGCTCGGCCTCGACAAGGCGCTGGGACTGATTGCAGCGCTGGCGCGCGAGCTTGGCGCGGAATGGCTCGATCGGATCCCGGATTCGCTGCCGGAACCGAGTGCGGAATGCCTGTCGGTGGTCCGTGCGGCGATGCTGAGCCCTTCGGCTGGGCGCGACCGGCAGCGCTTCCTGCGGCGGATGCAGCACGACCGCGGCGCGAGCGCCACAGCGAGGACTACGCTCGATGCGATGTTGCATCCCGATCCGGACTGGCTTGCTGCCATCGTCGGAGTGGGGCCGGGCAATCCCGCGCGTTGGCTCGGTTACCCGGTCTGGCTGGCGCAGCGCGCCCGCCGCTACCGCGATTCGCGCAGCGACCCGACGGCAATCGATCTTGCAGCTGCGAGGAGCCGGCTGCGCGACTGGCTGCTGGCGCAAGGATCCGAATCGTGA
- a CDS encoding ABC transporter ATP-binding protein, which yields MSSSAMPAKAIPPLGAVRTLVALAGRVTLTRVGLLMVCASTTEGIGLLLLVPITQIVAGHPVSGLSAEWSRALAALPLAVLLGGFVLLVALRAGLTFLMLSARHDFSLSLTRRLRTMTQDALIAAEWRWLSGQRSGDHAALIVGESQRVGALADRALDTVTSLVTLAALLTAALYLDWRLTAITALLGLLAGGFMVLTRRRRAQLGDPFAAAYEALHAHVAEGLTHLRAARIAGAQRELAERFDAIAQELRDVELAWLRAVDVERLGIQVVAAIVLACLAWFALAVLAVPLALFVPVLAIFLRIVPLAGNLQNGVRSWQFCRPALANLLATVEEARGAAEPGPEMGEPLALATAIELSDISLSYPDRDRPVFDRFSHRIEVGSLVGVTGPSGSGKSTLADLLSGLVAPDAGQILVDGAPLIGADRIRWRRQVAYVEQSPYLFDGTIAENVAWGNLEEVDRAAVEQALEEASAGFVRALPEGIDTLVGERGRELSGGERQRIALARALLRQPSLLILDEVSAALDSDNEQAITRTLAALRGRTTCVVLSHRAALLRDVDDLIELGAA from the coding sequence ATGTCGAGCAGCGCAATGCCGGCTAAGGCGATCCCTCCGCTCGGTGCCGTGCGCACGCTCGTGGCGCTTGCCGGGCGGGTCACGCTTACCCGTGTCGGGCTGCTGATGGTTTGCGCCAGCACTACCGAAGGTATCGGACTGCTGCTGCTGGTGCCGATCACCCAGATCGTTGCGGGCCATCCGGTTTCGGGCCTTTCGGCAGAATGGAGCCGCGCGCTGGCCGCGTTGCCGCTGGCGGTGCTGCTCGGCGGGTTTGTACTGCTGGTCGCGCTGCGCGCCGGACTCACGTTCCTGATGCTGTCGGCGCGGCACGATTTCAGCCTCAGCCTTACCCGCCGCTTGCGGACGATGACGCAGGACGCGCTGATCGCCGCCGAATGGCGCTGGCTCAGCGGACAGCGCAGCGGCGACCATGCCGCGCTGATTGTCGGCGAAAGCCAGCGGGTCGGCGCGCTTGCCGATCGAGCGCTCGACACAGTGACTTCGCTGGTGACGCTCGCTGCGCTGCTTACGGCGGCGCTCTATCTCGATTGGCGGCTGACGGCGATTACCGCGTTGCTGGGGTTGCTGGCTGGAGGCTTCATGGTCCTCACGCGCCGCCGTCGGGCGCAGTTGGGCGATCCGTTCGCCGCCGCTTACGAGGCGCTGCACGCGCACGTAGCCGAAGGGCTGACGCACTTGCGCGCCGCACGCATCGCCGGGGCGCAGCGCGAATTGGCCGAGCGTTTCGATGCGATCGCGCAAGAGCTGCGCGATGTCGAACTGGCGTGGCTGCGGGCAGTCGATGTCGAGCGGCTGGGAATCCAGGTCGTCGCCGCGATCGTGCTCGCGTGCCTTGCTTGGTTCGCGCTGGCGGTTCTAGCCGTGCCGCTGGCGTTGTTCGTGCCGGTGTTGGCGATCTTCCTGCGGATCGTGCCGCTCGCGGGCAATCTCCAGAACGGCGTGCGTTCGTGGCAGTTCTGCCGCCCGGCGCTCGCCAACCTGCTGGCAACGGTCGAAGAGGCGCGGGGCGCTGCCGAGCCGGGACCAGAGATGGGCGAACCGCTCGCGCTGGCGACTGCAATCGAGCTAAGCGACATTTCGCTGTCCTATCCCGACCGCGACCGGCCGGTGTTCGACCGCTTCAGCCATCGAATAGAAGTAGGCAGCTTGGTCGGAGTCACGGGTCCGTCTGGTTCGGGCAAGAGCACGTTGGCGGACCTGCTGTCGGGGCTGGTTGCGCCCGATGCGGGTCAAATCCTGGTCGACGGCGCTCCCTTGATCGGGGCAGATCGAATCCGCTGGCGGCGGCAAGTCGCTTATGTCGAGCAATCGCCCTACCTGTTCGACGGGACGATCGCCGAAAACGTTGCGTGGGGGAATCTGGAAGAGGTCGATCGAGCGGCAGTCGAGCAGGCATTGGAAGAAGCTTCGGCCGGGTTCGTGAGGGCGTTGCCCGAAGGTATCGACACGCTGGTGGGCGAGCGGGGGCGCGAACTGTCGGGCGGCGAACGCCAGCGGATTGCCCTCGCGCGCGCATTGCTGCGCCAGCCGTCGCTGCTGATCCTTGACGAAGTGTCCGCCGCGCTCGATTCGGACAATGAGCAAGCGATTACGCGGACATTGGCGGCTTTGCGCGGGCGAACGACATGCGTCGTGCTGTCGCACCGCGCTGCCCTGCTGCGCGATGTCGACGACCTGATCGAACTGGGTGCCGCGTGA
- a CDS encoding asparagine synthase-related protein: MTNLLAAAAIDLSGGTWFADCAERIVASLVLGKGGDVSHTSVPGAQLAKRTIGSPPYDRPPKRLRLEPPTQPDGSHVLLVGQLDDPQGLVDRHRLSGCSDEADIYAALYRQMGDDCDRAITGNYAAIMWFPDERKVRLARSPLGLVPLHYWVDGSRVLAASIPRSIFAAGVPAEIDEAKLGDILLLNMRDQQRSWYRGIRRVAHGTQATIDRSGTRVSRFWSVADVEPVRFARDEDYVEAVEEQFRAATRVALAGVRKPAVMLSGGLDSQAVAAYAMEGMGPELALRSYTTVPQPGWAAQREAGFFGDEAPYVQALAKQYPQLEPQFVTGSDASLLDGIEDVALMCGSPPHNQFAMHWYHAICALAASDGCDVLLAGDLGNPGFTYDGLTGYPTWLRQGHLARLLRELGAREAPFGLARKLLRWAVRPNLPHSWRVALGHGWLDKPFATWCPMREGSQVAREAIQRAQDSGYDPYHLPFASSREWRAHVIDVAACEAPELDLAETLLHGVPKRDPTAYRPLVELCIGIPDAQYLRDGTDRWLARRLLAGKVPDMVVSERRKAVQTADWPLRFARERMEMVDDLEALGRDERLADVFDFERMIAALHDWDVGAVVDGTDAAWIPVLVGRGLQTARFLRHVEQRNAG; the protein is encoded by the coding sequence TTGACCAACCTCCTTGCCGCCGCCGCAATCGACCTGTCGGGCGGGACCTGGTTCGCCGATTGTGCCGAGCGGATCGTTGCCAGCCTCGTGCTCGGCAAGGGGGGAGACGTTTCGCACACGTCGGTCCCCGGTGCGCAGCTGGCAAAGCGGACGATCGGTAGCCCGCCTTACGATCGCCCCCCGAAACGGCTGCGGCTGGAGCCGCCTACCCAGCCTGACGGTTCGCATGTCCTGCTGGTGGGCCAGCTTGACGATCCGCAGGGTCTGGTCGACCGTCACAGGCTATCCGGGTGCAGCGACGAGGCGGATATCTACGCCGCGCTCTATCGCCAGATGGGTGACGATTGCGACCGCGCGATCACCGGCAACTACGCCGCGATCATGTGGTTTCCGGATGAGCGAAAGGTTCGCCTTGCCCGGTCACCGCTGGGGCTGGTTCCGCTGCACTATTGGGTGGATGGCAGCCGGGTCTTGGCCGCAAGCATCCCGCGATCGATCTTTGCCGCCGGCGTGCCCGCCGAGATCGACGAAGCCAAGCTCGGCGACATCCTGCTGCTCAACATGCGCGACCAGCAGCGCAGCTGGTATCGCGGCATCCGGCGAGTGGCACACGGCACGCAAGCGACGATCGATCGATCGGGCACCAGGGTCAGCCGGTTCTGGTCGGTTGCCGACGTCGAGCCTGTCCGCTTCGCGCGCGACGAGGACTATGTCGAAGCGGTCGAGGAGCAGTTTCGCGCTGCGACACGGGTGGCCCTGGCCGGAGTCCGAAAGCCGGCGGTGATGCTCTCGGGCGGGCTCGATTCGCAAGCGGTCGCCGCCTACGCGATGGAGGGGATGGGCCCTGAGCTGGCGCTGCGCTCGTACACCACGGTCCCGCAGCCGGGCTGGGCCGCGCAGCGCGAAGCGGGGTTCTTCGGTGACGAAGCGCCGTACGTGCAGGCGCTGGCGAAGCAATATCCGCAACTCGAACCGCAGTTCGTCACCGGCAGCGATGCATCGCTGCTCGATGGGATCGAGGACGTCGCACTGATGTGCGGATCGCCTCCGCATAACCAGTTCGCGATGCACTGGTACCACGCGATCTGTGCGCTGGCGGCAAGCGATGGATGCGACGTCCTGCTCGCGGGCGATCTCGGCAATCCCGGTTTCACCTATGACGGGCTGACGGGCTACCCCACATGGCTGCGCCAGGGGCACCTCGCGCGGTTGCTACGCGAACTCGGCGCGCGCGAAGCGCCCTTCGGCTTGGCGCGAAAGCTGCTGCGCTGGGCCGTTCGGCCGAACCTGCCGCACAGCTGGCGGGTCGCGCTCGGGCACGGCTGGCTGGACAAGCCGTTCGCAACCTGGTGCCCGATGCGCGAAGGCTCGCAGGTTGCGCGCGAAGCGATACAGCGGGCGCAAGATAGCGGATACGATCCCTATCACCTGCCGTTCGCCTCGTCGCGCGAATGGCGCGCGCACGTCATCGATGTCGCAGCGTGCGAAGCGCCCGAACTCGACCTTGCCGAAACGCTGCTCCACGGTGTCCCCAAACGCGATCCCACTGCCTATCGCCCGCTGGTCGAGTTGTGCATCGGCATCCCAGACGCGCAGTATCTGCGGGACGGGACCGATCGCTGGCTTGCGCGGCGGCTGCTGGCTGGCAAAGTGCCGGACATGGTGGTGTCCGAACGCAGGAAGGCGGTGCAGACCGCTGACTGGCCGCTGCGCTTCGCGCGCGAGCGGATGGAAATGGTAGACGATCTTGAGGCGCTGGGCCGCGACGAGCGATTGGCCGATGTGTTCGACTTCGAGCGTATGATCGCTGCCTTGCACGACTGGGATGTGGGCGCGGTGGTCGATGGCACCGATGCCGCGTGGATCCCGGTGCTGGTCGGGCGCGGCCTCCAGACCGCGCGTTTCCTGCGCCATGTCGAGCAGCGCAATGCCGGCTAA
- a CDS encoding lasso peptide biosynthesis B2 protein, with protein sequence MIERLRGRIRTTQAIVALGAAWVLVKTVRLSIWRESLGRSIDPAEPWPVRRPVEAGLADASRIARHVERAAAWLPFAGKCLPRAVACQWLLQALGIPSRLVIAHHRNDRSGEHAFHAWVEHNGAFVTGECDRADYEPVMAFVQGDASLPPPGRQARP encoded by the coding sequence ATGATCGAGCGGCTGCGCGGCCGGATACGGACGACACAGGCAATCGTTGCGCTCGGCGCGGCATGGGTGCTTGTGAAGACCGTGCGCCTGTCGATCTGGCGGGAGAGCCTTGGTCGTTCGATCGATCCGGCCGAGCCTTGGCCTGTCCGGCGACCTGTAGAAGCCGGGCTTGCGGATGCCAGCCGCATAGCGCGCCACGTCGAACGGGCTGCTGCGTGGTTGCCGTTTGCCGGCAAGTGCTTGCCGCGCGCAGTGGCCTGCCAGTGGCTGCTGCAGGCTTTGGGCATTCCTTCACGGCTGGTGATTGCCCATCACCGCAATGATCGGTCCGGTGAACATGCGTTTCACGCCTGGGTCGAGCACAATGGCGCATTCGTGACCGGTGAATGCGATCGGGCAGACTACGAGCCAGTGATGGCGTTCGTTCAAGGTGACGCCAGCCTGCCGCCGCCGGGCCGCCAAGCAAGGCCTTGA
- a CDS encoding PqqD family protein — protein MARCLTKIRSAYEASELDGEVVMIHADTGCFFALKGTGLAIWHALDEVADLDAVAARMAARYAVEPERCRREVDQFAQSLVEAGFARFA, from the coding sequence ATGGCACGATGTCTCACCAAGATCCGGTCGGCATACGAGGCATCCGAACTCGACGGCGAAGTGGTGATGATCCATGCCGATACCGGTTGCTTCTTCGCCCTCAAAGGAACCGGCCTCGCGATTTGGCACGCACTTGACGAGGTGGCTGACCTCGACGCGGTGGCAGCGCGCATGGCCGCACGCTACGCCGTCGAACCCGAGCGATGCCGCCGCGAAGTCGACCAATTCGCGCAATCGCTGGTCGAGGCCGGATTTGCCCGGTTCGCCTGA
- a CDS encoding O-antigen ligase family protein, whose product MPTGEQLNRSTRQIWRDPALHLTVLIATALLFGGGGVSNGLGNLVVQLAALAVLAANPGAFGPFVRKAPRGLAMLTLASCLLPLLQLVPLPPQVWSIFPGRDMVAQAQALTGGPGWFPVSLDAGRTLVAFIGTFAPLAIIIVGSALPREALTGVARRVIALAIAVALFGSLHLIDARMGDLYAGWRELPGVLVGTFANRNSAAIFFVSALLLAGALPLPQDRRWRIARYAGAGFLALCVVLTGSRTGMALLAVPAAFALARAAIARKQALAGALAAVALVGGTAAVLVATQPGRIGTSLARFADGDGQRAQMREDAAFATRHYWPVGAGMGTFDEVFQVDESLEYVSPRRAGRAHMDYLELAIEAGLPGLILAAGWLGWVVLGGVRALLIKGAWLARAGVAIAACIAAQSTLSFPLRNQAMLCIAAFAVVLIARFSREEPAP is encoded by the coding sequence TTGCCGACCGGCGAGCAACTCAACCGATCCACCCGTCAAATCTGGCGCGACCCCGCGCTCCACCTGACTGTCCTTATCGCGACCGCGCTGCTGTTCGGCGGCGGCGGTGTCTCGAACGGGCTTGGCAACCTCGTGGTGCAGCTGGCTGCGCTCGCCGTGCTGGCGGCCAATCCCGGGGCATTCGGCCCTTTCGTGCGCAAGGCTCCGCGCGGGCTGGCCATGCTCACGCTCGCAAGCTGTCTCTTGCCGTTGCTCCAGCTTGTGCCGCTTCCTCCGCAGGTCTGGAGCATATTTCCCGGGCGCGACATGGTCGCTCAGGCGCAAGCGCTGACCGGCGGACCCGGCTGGTTCCCGGTGAGCCTCGATGCGGGCCGGACGCTGGTGGCGTTTATCGGGACATTCGCGCCGCTCGCGATCATCATCGTCGGGAGCGCCCTCCCGCGCGAAGCACTGACCGGGGTCGCACGCCGCGTGATCGCGCTGGCGATCGCAGTGGCGCTGTTCGGGTCGCTCCACCTTATCGATGCTCGCATGGGCGACCTCTACGCCGGCTGGCGCGAATTGCCCGGCGTGCTGGTTGGAACCTTTGCCAACCGCAATTCGGCTGCAATTTTCTTCGTCTCCGCCTTGTTGCTCGCGGGCGCGCTGCCACTGCCGCAGGACCGTCGGTGGCGGATTGCCCGTTATGCCGGCGCCGGGTTCCTCGCGTTGTGCGTGGTCCTCACCGGTTCGCGTACTGGGATGGCATTGCTGGCCGTGCCCGCCGCATTCGCCCTTGCACGAGCGGCAATCGCTCGCAAGCAAGCGCTGGCTGGGGCACTCGCGGCGGTCGCACTGGTCGGAGGCACAGCCGCGGTCCTGGTGGCCACGCAACCCGGGCGGATCGGGACCAGCCTCGCGCGATTCGCCGATGGTGACGGCCAGCGGGCGCAGATGCGCGAAGACGCCGCATTCGCCACGCGCCATTACTGGCCGGTCGGCGCGGGCATGGGCACGTTCGACGAAGTATTCCAGGTCGACGAATCGCTCGAATACGTCAGCCCACGGCGAGCAGGCCGCGCGCACATGGACTATCTCGAGCTGGCGATCGAAGCAGGGTTGCCCGGGCTGATCCTCGCCGCCGGCTGGCTCGGCTGGGTCGTGCTTGGCGGAGTCAGGGCATTGCTGATCAAGGGCGCATGGCTGGCACGTGCCGGGGTCGCGATCGCGGCGTGCATCGCCGCCCAATCGACGCTCAGCTTCCCGCTTCGAAACCAAGCCATGCTGTGCATCGCCGCATTTGCGGTGGTACTCATCGCACGGTTCTCTCGCGAGGAGCCTGCGCCGTGA
- a CDS encoding GNAT family N-acetyltransferase, whose amino-acid sequence MSETIGIRPALPADAVAIARLLRRSIRQLCVLDHCNQEQPLTLWLANKKAPIVRIWLQNGDAEMLVASVNDRIAGVGAFTYLGHVTLNYVDPDFRLRGVSKKIMATIEERARVLGLKRLHLESTLTAQRFYESIGYSVSGPRQRKHGLENQPMLKNFRSV is encoded by the coding sequence ATGTCCGAGACGATAGGCATCAGGCCGGCACTACCTGCAGACGCAGTGGCGATTGCCCGATTGCTGCGCCGATCAATTCGCCAGTTGTGTGTACTCGATCATTGCAACCAAGAACAGCCACTTACCCTGTGGCTCGCGAACAAGAAGGCTCCGATTGTTAGGATCTGGCTGCAAAACGGAGATGCAGAAATGCTTGTTGCCAGCGTTAACGATCGCATCGCCGGGGTTGGCGCGTTTACCTACCTCGGTCATGTCACGCTCAACTACGTCGATCCCGACTTTCGCCTCCGTGGCGTCAGCAAGAAGATAATGGCGACGATTGAAGAGCGGGCCCGTGTTTTGGGGTTGAAGCGGTTGCACCTGGAGAGCACGCTGACAGCGCAACGCTTCTACGAATCAATCGGTTATAGCGTTTCTGGACCTCGGCAACGAAAGCATGGCCTCGAAAATCAGCCAATGCTCAAAAACTTCAGGTCAGTTTAG